One window of the Pelmatolapia mariae isolate MD_Pm_ZW linkage group LG15, Pm_UMD_F_2, whole genome shotgun sequence genome contains the following:
- the dpf3 gene encoding zinc finger protein DPF3 isoform X4, giving the protein MATVIHNPLKSLGDQFYKEAIEHCRNYNARLCAERSVRMPFLDSQTGVAQNNCYIWMEKHQRQPGQAAGQMYTYPARCWRKKRRLHPPLDPQLRLCELRLEAELAPKREGAPGEATALEALLRGDNLLEKKNNLSKEEETLLEIQRVLEAEENGDGFHDDEDFELDTPKRKNRNRGKNRGSSRRRAEAVNIEDQDKPYVCDNRYKQKYNSKKAEEVCGKRYKNRPGLSYHYTHTHLAEEEGEEEKEPEMAPSSPQSSENHKPQKGPDGAVIPNDYCDFCLGDQDSNRKTGQAEELVSCSDCGRSDVMQFKSLHQI; this is encoded by the exons GCTTGGCGACCAGTTCTATAAGGAGGCCATCGAACACTGTAGGAACTACAATGCCCGACTCTGTGCAGAGCGCAGCGTGCGCATGCCCTTCTTGGACTCACAAACCGGTGTGGCACAGAACAACTGTTACATCTGGATGGAAAAGCACCAACGTCAGCCAG gcCAGGCAGCAGGACAGATGTATACCTACCCCGCTCGTTGctggagaaagaagaggcgaCTCCACCCTCCCCTGGATCCCCAGCTCCGCCTGTGTGAGCTTCGACTAG AAGCAGAACTGGCCCCAAAGCGTGAGGGAGCACCAGGGGAGGCCACAGCCCTGGAGGCCCTACTAAGGGGGGACAACctgctggagaaaaaaaacaacctcagtAAGGAAGAGGAGACATTGCTAGAAATACAG AGAGTACTTGAGGCAGAGGAAAATGGGGATGGCTTCCATGACGATGAAGACTTTGAACTCGATACTCCGAAGAGAAAGAACAGAAACAGAGGCAAA AACCGAGGCTCGAGCCGCAGAAGGGCAGAAGCCGTTAACATCGAGGACCAGGATAAACCTTATGTCTGTGACA ATAGATACAAACAAAAGTATAACTCAAAAAAGGCTGAAGAAG tGTGTGGAAAGCGCTACAAGAACCGGCCTGGCCTGAGCTAccattacacacacactcacctggcagaggaggagggagaagagGAGAAGGAACCAGAGATGGCTCCATCTTCTCCTCAGAGTTCAGAGAACCATAAAC CTCAAAAGGGCCCTGATGGTGCTGTTATCCCCAACGACTACTGTGACTTCTGCCTGGGAGACCAGGACTCCAACAGGAAAACAGGACAAGCAGAGGAGCTGGTGTCCTGCTCTGACTGCGGACGTTCTG